In Meiothermus ruber DSM 1279, the following proteins share a genomic window:
- a CDS encoding FKBP-type peptidyl-prolyl cis-trans isomerase: protein MTASKGNVVTIRYTLHVENELIDQGELDYLHGYRNIVTGLEEALEGKAAGDRVVVSVPPEKGYGLYDPEGVQVVDRAAFPKDAELVEGAMFYAEDAQGNPMPFTVLNVDGQDVTIDFNHALAGETLDFDVTLTAIRPATPEELEHGHAHSAHQHSH, encoded by the coding sequence ATGACAGCAAGCAAAGGCAATGTGGTGACCATTCGATATACCCTGCATGTAGAAAACGAGCTGATCGACCAGGGTGAGCTGGATTACCTGCATGGATACCGCAATATTGTGACCGGCCTGGAGGAGGCCCTCGAGGGCAAGGCCGCCGGTGATCGTGTGGTGGTTTCTGTGCCCCCGGAGAAAGGCTACGGTCTATACGATCCCGAAGGAGTGCAGGTGGTCGATCGGGCGGCCTTTCCCAAGGACGCCGAGCTGGTAGAAGGCGCCATGTTCTACGCCGAAGACGCCCAGGGGAACCCCATGCCCTTCACGGTGCTGAATGTGGACGGTCAGGATGTGACCATTGACTTCAACCACGCCCTTGCTGGTGAGACGCTCGACTTCGACGTCACCCTTACGGCCATCCGGCCTGCCACCCCGGAAGAGCTCGAGCACGGCCACGCCCACAGCGCGCACCAGCACAGCCACTGA
- the radA gene encoding DNA repair protein RadA, whose amino-acid sequence MARASIQLRCTECGYKSVKALGRCPNCGAWDSFAEEAPPLKSVGTGKAGIARPRPSPNPAALTRLEDVSEEGEARFSSRIGELDRVLGGGFVPGEVLLLGGEPGVGKSTLLLQVAQQMLEAGQRVVYLAGEESPGQIRLRARRLGVSGGLELLRETELEAMLATLEAAPPDFLVVDSIQTIETTASPGSLVAVRDATAALTRFAKRHQVTTVLVGHVTKEGVVAGPKVIEHVVDATLYLESAGNFRILRSSKNRFGPVGELGVFSMVNEGLAEVPNPSAAFLAERPLGAPGSVVALSLSGERALALEVQALAARTPFPAPRRVSQGLDSRRVDVVLAVLERRLNLPLGNLDIYVNLAGGLRIFDPGLDLAVGLAVYSAVVGRPIPQDVAVVGEVGLAGELRSVEGLERRLREGQRAGFERLVHPPQFKSLEAAVNMFI is encoded by the coding sequence ATGGCTAGGGCGTCTATCCAGCTTCGCTGTACCGAGTGCGGGTATAAATCGGTCAAGGCACTCGGGCGCTGCCCCAACTGTGGAGCCTGGGACAGCTTTGCAGAAGAAGCGCCCCCGCTCAAATCTGTGGGCACTGGTAAGGCCGGGATAGCGCGGCCCCGCCCCTCACCCAATCCAGCGGCGCTGACCCGCCTCGAGGATGTGTCGGAGGAGGGTGAGGCGCGGTTTTCCAGCCGGATCGGCGAGCTGGATCGGGTGCTGGGTGGGGGGTTCGTACCCGGCGAGGTGCTGCTGCTGGGCGGCGAACCGGGGGTGGGCAAGAGCACCCTGCTGTTGCAGGTAGCCCAGCAGATGCTGGAGGCGGGCCAGCGGGTGGTCTACCTGGCCGGCGAGGAATCGCCCGGGCAAATACGTTTACGGGCCCGGCGGCTGGGCGTTTCAGGGGGCCTCGAGCTGCTGCGGGAGACTGAACTGGAGGCAATGCTGGCCACCCTCGAGGCTGCTCCACCCGACTTCCTGGTGGTGGATTCTATCCAGACCATCGAAACCACAGCCTCACCAGGCTCACTGGTCGCCGTGCGCGACGCAACGGCTGCCCTAACCCGCTTTGCCAAACGCCATCAGGTCACCACCGTGCTGGTCGGGCACGTCACCAAAGAGGGTGTGGTAGCCGGGCCCAAGGTGATCGAGCACGTGGTGGACGCCACCCTGTACCTGGAAAGCGCTGGAAACTTCCGGATACTGCGCTCCAGCAAAAACCGCTTCGGGCCGGTGGGCGAGCTGGGGGTCTTCAGCATGGTAAACGAAGGTTTGGCAGAGGTTCCCAACCCCTCGGCAGCCTTTCTGGCCGAACGACCGCTGGGTGCACCGGGCTCGGTGGTGGCCCTGAGCCTCTCGGGTGAGCGGGCGCTCGCTTTGGAGGTACAGGCCCTGGCGGCGCGCACGCCCTTTCCTGCTCCGCGCCGGGTGTCGCAAGGGCTGGACAGCCGCCGGGTGGACGTGGTGCTGGCGGTGCTGGAGCGAAGGCTCAATCTGCCCCTGGGCAACCTGGATATTTACGTGAATCTGGCCGGCGGACTTCGAATCTTCGATCCAGGGCTGGATCTGGCCGTGGGGCTGGCGGTGTATTCTGCTGTGGTAGGCCGCCCAATCCCCCAGGATGTGGCGGTGGTGGGTGAGGTGGGGCTGGCTGGGGAGCTGCGCAGCGTGGAGGGCCTCGAGCGCCGCCTGCGGGAAGGCCAGCGGGCAGGCTTTGAGCGCCTGGTACACCCACCCCAGTTCAAGAGCCTGGAAGCAGCGGTGAACATGTTTATATGA
- a CDS encoding PIN/TRAM domain-containing protein, translating into MSMVRWILYGLFAYLGYRAGVWLEAHNLIGSSPLGSLISLNQLYLSVVGLLVGFLLVPRLTDWLEQRWTRTQNWLKELPPEIPVAITAASGLGLLLAVLLTNLLNQIPGFSAIHSLIIAAVLVISLSAFAIANREYFRLVRPAPAPSKPRGGKVLDTSVLIDGRIADIAEVGFLEGPLFVPRQVLRELQQFADSSDAPKRAKGRRGLDTLERLKLSVGLEVLDSSESDEPVDDQILAEAKRLGSALVTNDHALAQLSRIYGVKTLSVQALASALRAPLQQGDTLSITIVKEGKEPGQGVGYLEDGTMVVVDDAIPFKGKEVGVVITQSIQTQVGRLLFGKLQTEPAERPTHRSER; encoded by the coding sequence ATGAGTATGGTGCGGTGGATTTTATACGGGCTATTCGCCTATCTAGGCTACCGGGCTGGGGTGTGGCTCGAGGCCCACAACCTTATCGGGAGCAGCCCCTTGGGCAGCCTGATCAGCCTGAACCAGCTATACCTGAGCGTGGTGGGCCTGCTGGTGGGTTTTTTGCTGGTGCCCCGTCTAACCGACTGGCTGGAACAGCGCTGGACACGCACCCAGAACTGGCTTAAGGAACTGCCCCCTGAGATTCCCGTGGCCATCACGGCCGCTTCCGGCCTGGGGCTTCTGCTGGCCGTGCTGCTGACCAACCTGCTGAACCAGATTCCCGGCTTTTCCGCGATTCACTCCTTGATCATCGCAGCGGTGCTGGTCATCTCGCTCTCGGCCTTTGCCATTGCCAACCGCGAGTATTTCCGCCTGGTACGCCCCGCGCCTGCCCCCAGCAAACCCCGGGGGGGCAAGGTGCTCGATACTTCGGTGTTGATCGATGGTCGCATTGCGGATATCGCCGAGGTGGGGTTTCTGGAGGGCCCGCTCTTTGTGCCCCGGCAGGTGCTGCGCGAGTTACAGCAGTTTGCCGATTCCTCCGATGCCCCAAAGCGCGCCAAGGGGCGCCGGGGACTGGACACCCTCGAGCGCCTGAAGCTGAGCGTGGGGCTCGAGGTGCTCGATAGCTCCGAGAGCGACGAACCCGTGGACGACCAGATACTGGCCGAGGCCAAAAGGCTGGGCTCGGCTTTGGTAACCAACGACCACGCGCTGGCCCAGCTCTCCCGCATTTACGGGGTCAAAACCCTTTCGGTGCAGGCCCTGGCCTCGGCGCTGCGGGCCCCCTTGCAGCAGGGCGACACCCTGAGCATCACCATCGTCAAAGAGGGTAAAGAGCCCGGCCAGGGCGTGGGCTATCTGGAAGACGGCACCATGGTCGTGGTGGACGACGCCATCCCCTTTAAGGGCAAGGAGGTGGGGGTGGTCATCACCCAGTCCATTCAGACCCAGGTGGGCCGTTTGCTGTTTGGAAAGCTCCAGACCGAGCCAGCCGAGCGCCCCACGCACAGGTCGGAGCGATAG
- a CDS encoding exo-beta-N-acetylmuramidase NamZ family protein encodes MSWPSVNPGLAPTGLERLLAEPSLLGKTGRLGLLSHPAGVTRDLVPAAVALLQKGIRIERLFGPEHGVDGSGQAGEAPEMAADPLTGLPAHSLYEKTPDELAALIAQVDTLLVDLQDVGLRYYTFVSTLVQVLGAARQRGVRVVVLDRPNPLGFAVSGPILQPAYRSFVGMLELPLRHGLTLGECARFVDPGVEVIPCDPQAAFGPEALPWVPPSPNLPNLESLWLYTGVALVEASAASEGRGTALPFGLVGAPGLDAARLARRLNELGLPGVRFRPTFFTPYFSKHQGQRCAGVQVHRVGPPTDLLAVGLALLGALAEQGVAINPDWLQKLLGIPFTPDLLEPEQARAHTHRWAAEARAYAQAQLRTCWLYPRPNLAF; translated from the coding sequence CCTTGGACTGTTGAGCCATCCGGCAGGGGTGACCCGTGACCTGGTTCCCGCTGCGGTGGCCCTTTTGCAAAAGGGAATCCGGATCGAGCGCCTCTTTGGGCCCGAGCACGGGGTGGACGGCTCGGGGCAGGCCGGCGAGGCCCCCGAGATGGCCGCCGACCCCCTTACCGGCCTGCCGGCGCACAGCCTCTACGAAAAAACGCCAGATGAGCTGGCGGCCCTCATCGCCCAGGTGGATACCCTGCTGGTGGACTTGCAGGACGTGGGGCTGCGCTACTACACCTTTGTCTCCACCCTGGTGCAGGTGCTGGGGGCGGCCCGGCAGAGGGGGGTGCGGGTGGTGGTGCTCGACCGGCCCAACCCCCTGGGCTTTGCAGTCTCGGGGCCCATCCTGCAACCGGCCTACCGCTCGTTTGTGGGGATGCTCGAGCTACCCCTGCGCCATGGCCTCACCCTGGGGGAGTGCGCCCGCTTTGTAGACCCAGGCGTTGAGGTCATCCCCTGCGACCCCCAGGCTGCCTTTGGCCCCGAGGCCCTGCCCTGGGTTCCGCCCTCGCCCAACCTGCCCAACCTCGAGAGCCTCTGGCTCTATACCGGCGTGGCCCTGGTGGAAGCCTCGGCGGCCTCGGAAGGGCGGGGTACGGCGCTGCCGTTTGGGCTGGTGGGGGCACCGGGGCTGGACGCAGCCCGGCTGGCCCGGCGGCTGAACGAACTGGGGCTGCCAGGGGTGCGCTTCAGGCCTACCTTTTTCACCCCTTACTTCTCCAAACATCAGGGGCAACGTTGCGCGGGGGTGCAGGTGCACCGGGTGGGCCCGCCCACCGACCTGCTGGCCGTGGGCCTGGCGCTCCTGGGGGCGCTGGCCGAGCAGGGGGTGGCGATTAACCCGGACTGGCTTCAGAAGCTGCTCGGCATCCCCTTCACCCCGGATTTGCTCGAGCCCGAACAGGCCCGGGCCCATACCCACCGCTGGGCTGCCGAGGCGCGGGCCTATGCCCAGGCCCAACTGCGAACCTGCTGGCTGTATCCACGCCCCAATTTAGCTTTCTAG
- the cysK gene encoding cysteine synthase A has product MNVEDVIGKTPVVRLKRLVTPEMAEVWVKLEGNNPGGSIKDRTAWYLIKDAEERGILKPGSGQLIVEPTSGNTGIGLAMVAASRGYRLILTMPAQMSEERKRILKAYGAELILTDPSRRMLAAIEEAQRIVAEQGAFMPNQFDNPANPRAHYETTGPEIFEQMEGRLDAFVYGSGTGGTIMGVGRYLRERLPNVQIIACEPRRSNVLSGGQMGSHQFQGMGPGFIPPNLDVRMLDRVIQVLEEDAFPLAKPLAREEGLFVGMSACGMIWAALQVARELGPGKRVLTIACDSGMKYLSTQLFADTQAETSTS; this is encoded by the coding sequence ATGAACGTAGAAGACGTGATTGGGAAGACCCCGGTGGTTCGCCTGAAGCGCCTGGTAACGCCAGAGATGGCGGAGGTTTGGGTGAAGCTCGAGGGCAACAACCCCGGCGGCTCCATCAAAGACCGCACCGCCTGGTATCTGATCAAGGACGCTGAAGAGCGCGGCATTCTGAAGCCAGGATCGGGCCAGCTCATCGTGGAGCCTACCAGCGGCAACACCGGCATTGGCCTGGCCATGGTGGCTGCCAGTCGGGGCTACAGGCTCATCCTGACCATGCCGGCCCAGATGTCGGAAGAACGCAAGCGCATCCTCAAAGCCTATGGGGCCGAGCTGATACTCACCGACCCCAGCCGCCGGATGCTGGCCGCCATCGAGGAGGCCCAGCGGATTGTAGCCGAGCAGGGGGCTTTTATGCCCAACCAGTTCGACAACCCCGCCAACCCCAGGGCCCATTACGAGACCACCGGCCCGGAAATTTTTGAGCAGATGGAGGGTCGGCTGGACGCCTTCGTATATGGCTCCGGCACGGGCGGTACCATCATGGGCGTTGGTCGTTACCTGCGTGAGCGCCTGCCCAATGTCCAGATAATTGCCTGCGAACCTCGCCGGAGCAACGTGCTCTCGGGCGGCCAGATGGGCTCGCATCAGTTTCAGGGTATGGGGCCGGGGTTCATCCCGCCCAACCTCGACGTGAGGATGCTGGATCGGGTGATTCAGGTGCTGGAAGAAGACGCTTTCCCCCTAGCCAAGCCCCTGGCCCGCGAAGAAGGGCTTTTTGTCGGAATGAGCGCCTGCGGGATGATCTGGGCCGCCTTGCAAGTAGCCCGCGAACTCGGGCCTGGTAAAAGGGTTCTAACCATCGCCTGCGACTCGGGTATGAAGTACCTCTCGACCCAGCTTTTCGCGGATACCCAGGCTGAAACCAGCACGTCTTGA